The Verrucomicrobiales bacterium genome contains a region encoding:
- a CDS encoding tyrosine-type recombinase/integrase yields the protein MKNSNSSSIHPKHLQNIQARQRAKAQEAANPPTPPPTSPTSPTTATIRTTPRDFVNPVDYEHPYECMDRFAKALALRYDANRTRHTYYRQLRLIHEHFGSDPSLLTQPQLRDYFLFIKLKKKWKPNSIRLAKAACSQFYIDLLGHSDWTVLRQVRTKDHDTLPAVLTLQQVHDLIDRIRLRRYRTPIKLIYVCGLRLSECLAITVHDIKGKENKLFIRSSKGHQDRVLPLPTSMWHELQDYWREHKHPLLLFPNVGRGDRGSVAQRMHQATAPMPCSSLQRLLVAARKELNIPVAKIHTLRHSFATHLLEAGAHLHTIQKLLGHKQINSTMVYLHLTHQTVSDALHLMDKLYRSLPR from the coding sequence ATGAAAAACTCCAATTCTTCCTCCATTCATCCCAAACATCTCCAAAACATCCAAGCTCGCCAACGTGCCAAGGCTCAGGAAGCGGCCAACCCGCCCACGCCACCACCAACCTCACCAACCTCACCAACCACGGCCACCATCCGCACCACTCCGCGGGATTTCGTCAACCCCGTGGATTACGAACATCCCTACGAGTGCATGGACCGTTTCGCCAAGGCCCTGGCCCTACGCTACGACGCCAATCGAACTCGTCACACCTACTACCGTCAGCTGCGGCTCATCCATGAACACTTTGGATCTGACCCTTCGCTACTGACCCAACCTCAACTCCGCGACTACTTCCTCTTCATCAAACTCAAAAAGAAGTGGAAGCCCAACTCCATTCGCTTAGCCAAAGCCGCCTGCAGCCAGTTCTATATCGACCTCCTCGGTCACTCCGACTGGACCGTTTTGCGTCAAGTCCGCACCAAGGACCACGACACCCTACCCGCAGTCCTCACCCTCCAACAGGTTCATGATCTCATAGATCGAATCCGCCTGCGCCGCTATCGCACCCCCATCAAGCTCATCTACGTCTGCGGCCTGCGCCTCAGCGAATGCCTAGCCATCACCGTCCACGACATCAAGGGCAAGGAGAACAAACTTTTCATCCGCTCCAGCAAGGGACATCAGGATCGTGTCCTGCCATTGCCCACCTCCATGTGGCACGAACTCCAGGACTACTGGCGGGAGCACAAACATCCGCTCCTGCTCTTTCCCAACGTCGGTCGGGGCGACCGCGGTTCCGTGGCTCAGCGCATGCACCAGGCCACCGCACCCATGCCTTGCTCCTCGTTGCAGCGCTTACTCGTCGCGGCCCGCAAAGAACTCAACATCCCGGTAGCCAAAATCCATACCTTGCGTCACAGCTTTGCCACCCATCTGCTGGAAGCCGGAGCACATCTGCACACCATCCAAAAGCTGCTCGGTCACAAACAGATTAACTCCACCATGGTCTATCTGCACCTGACCCACCAGACCGTCAGCGACGCCTTGCACTTGATGGACAAGTTGTATCGGTCTCTTCCTCGCTGA